From a single Stomoxys calcitrans chromosome 4, idStoCalc2.1, whole genome shotgun sequence genomic region:
- the LOC106085493 gene encoding small ribosomal subunit protein uS8A translates to MVRMNVLADALKCINNAEKRGKRQVLLRPCSKVIIKFLTVMMKHGYIGEFEIVDDHRSGKIVVNLTGRLNKCGVISPRFDVPINDIEKWTNNLLPSRQFGYVVLTTSGGIMDHEEARRKHLGGKILGFFF, encoded by the coding sequence ATGGTGCGTATGAACGTATTGGCCGATGCCTTGAAATGCATTAACAACGCTGAAAAGCGTGGCAAGCGTCAGGTTCTCCTCCGCCCCTGCTCCAAGGTCATCATCAAGTTCTTGACTGTCATGATGAAACATGGCTACATTGGTGAATTCGAAATTGTCGATGACCATCGTTCCGGCAAAATCGTTGTTAACCTTACCGGCCGCTTGAACAAGTGCGGAGTCATCTCCCCCCGCTTCGATGTTCCCATCAACGACATTGAAAAGTGGACCAACAACTTGTTGCCCTCTCGTCAGTTCGGTTATGTTGTCCTGACCACCTCTGGCGGTATTATGGATCACGAAGAAGCCAGAAGAAAACATTTGGGTGGTAAAATTTTGGGCTTCTTCTTCTAA